The genomic region TGCCCAAGGGGCTGTTTGCTGTGGCAGGATCAGCTGTGTTGTAagtcctggccctggggctggctTGTCCCAGCTGAGCGTACGTGGGGAGCACAAGCTTTGGGTCGCAAAGTGTGGTATGCAAGACACTGCCAGCATCGCTCTGCAAAACACCAAGAGCCGTGCCTGGCTTTAGTCCAGCTGTGGCAGCCTTGTCTCTGCTGCGAGGGGTGTTGTAGGAGGGAATGGTGCGGCTCCACGAAGCCGGCTcccagcagtgccagggcagCGAAGTCCATGAGCTCCTCTGGCACCACTCGGAAGTAGAATTGAGTTGCTACATTAAAGCACAGCCTGCCTACCTTCACGTGGGCCCTAACCAGCTCTCTGGGGAAGGGCAGCTTGGCTCATGGTGGCGGTTTAACTGCTAGCACAAGTTAAGCTGCTCACAAGGCTCCTGTGGCCCCCAGCATCTTGCCTTTGGGCAAGCAAGTTGCTGTGGGTCTCTGCTGCCAGCGGTGACATCCTGGCTTTCTCAAGGGATCTCCTGTTGGCAGTGTGCTCGGCTCCCTACAGTTAAGTGCAGGAGGCTCCTTAGTGCTGCCCATCTGCCTTGATGCAGCATTAGGGCTGGTGTGCAAGTCACTACCTGGAAGTGGTGTGGCCGGGTGTGTTTTGGGTGTTGTGAACAGGAGCACCTGTGTGTACTTGACTGCCTACTGCTCCTGACACCTGTAGCAGAAGGACTGGAGCTTTGATGCTTGGCTTGTGGGCTGGCACAACTGAATGACCTGCTAGCTGCTCCAGTTCTGCTAAAAATCAGGGTCAAAACTGGCTCTGAAGTTTTGTGTGACACTCGGTGTCCTTAATGGCTCAGATGCCTCTGTATAGCGTTGCTGGCAGAGATTGTAATGCTCAAGGGTGGGTGGAAGGGAAGCAGTCTGTGATATCCTCTGGCCACTGTGCTCACATGAGATTCATAGTAGTGACCCTGTGTGGCAGCGGCTAGGAAGGTGATCTGTTTGGTCCTCCAGCCTCTATTCCTCCATGTAAATAACCTCTTGTTTATGTGCTTTTAATTCTCTTACAGAGCAAGCCCATGGCACCGAAAAGGGAATCTCTTGTCCCTGTCAGCAGCATCTCCAAAGAGAATGGGGTTCGTGTAGAGCAAGATGATCAGGACTTATTTGCAGGTGAGTCTGTATCTACTGGGTGTTTGGGGCTTTCTGAACTCTAAGCCTGGAGTGATCTGCTTTTAAGCATGACATGCAGGTCATGGATATTTCTGGACTATCACAGGTCCTTATCTCAAATTTGTGTTCCAGTCTGCTCTGGAAGCACTAAGGTCTGGTGGTGTTTTTGCAAAGGTGGGAGTAGCCTCCTCCACGTCTCTAGCATAATCTGTGGCAAGGATTAACTGTTTGGAAGCTGAAGAGGATTAAAATGGGGTTTGCTTTAGGTTTTTTGCCTTAAACTGTAAGGTGGTGAGTGTCCTCCCGGAGTTAAAAGGCTTTTGTTCTTTACCTTCTCCTCCGTCCATGCAGGTGGAGGAAGCATCTCTAGTCAAGACATGGCTGTTCCCAAGGAACAGGAAACATAACACCGTTTAGCAGGGGAAAACAAGGAGGGTCAgaccttccccagccctggcatGGTGGGACACCTCTGGCAGAGGTATCTGAGAGTTGGTTCTGGAGACATCTGCTAACAGATGAAAGTTTTGACTTCCTCTGTGTGGAGAAGTGTACTGGGAAGGAGCCTACCTTCCAGGCTGGCCTAAATGCTGTGTAAAATTCCAGCTCGGCTTTAGCTGTTCTAGTGTGCAGCTCCTCTAGCACATAGCAAGGAGGTGATGTCTGGCTCCTTCTAGAATAAGAACGTCATTGGATTAACTTAGTGTTCTCCAGCAGGATTGATCAAATGCTCTTAACTGCGGTGAAGATGCATTGTCATGCTCTTCCCAACGCTTGCAGGATTTTTTCTGGACTATcagaaaaaattgattttttttgctaattaaGACTATCGTTACTCCCTAGATCCCGTGAACCTCTCTGAGAATATTGAAATTACCTTCGTTACCTTTCCAGAAACCCAATGTAGAGAGGCTGACCCTTGCAAACTTCTCTTGACAGATGCCACTGTAGAGTTGTCTCTAGACAGCACGCAAAACAACCAGAAGAAGGAACTGGCCAAAGCATCCAATCCTGCCCCCTCATTAGAAGTAGCTGCAAGCTCTTCTTCTAGAAAGCCTCCAAAGAGCTATGAGGAGGTGAGAATTACTCTGAGCTTTCCAACTTGCCCTGCTGGTTTCAGACTGTAATTGGTAAGAACCTGTCTGTTTACTTAGTTGTAAACATGCATCTTAAATGATGCAATTAATGTAATTGCCATATTGGATGCCCTGGCTTGTATGTCAGGTCATCAGTCTGGGACTGATACTGCTGAAGTGGGGTTCAGGTCAGCCTGTCAGCATTCTTGCTGGTGTGGTGGTGCAGACTGCTTCCAAAGCTGAAATAGCAAGTGGCTGATCTGGTCCTGAGGGTCTGAGCTCTGACTCAGAGCTCTAGCATGCTGTATCGCTGCAGATGGGGCAAGTGGCATAGCTGCTCTTGtccatctttttaaaagaagcagtgTCCTGGGTGATATGAGAGCACAGGGTCCTTAAGTGGAACTTGTAGTCTGGTTGCCAAGCCCGGTTAATCAGGTGGTACTTGGCCTAAATCTGGGTTTTCTCCTGTAGAGAGACTGAAACTACTTTGGAGACAAGGAAAGtgctccttttctcccccaaGCACCCCTGAGCTCATGAGAACGGACTCTGCAGTATCCTCAGGAGTAGTGTCTCAGGTTCTTCAGTAGTGTCTCTAGTGTCTTCAGACTGGCCGAAGTGAAGGAGCAATGCAGAACTAGGCCAGGATGCTGAGCTGATCAGCGAACTGATAAACTGTCACCTTCAGGTTCATAGACCAAAGGCTGTTTGAGGCCAGTCTCAGCTCCACTTTGCCCAGTCCTTTAATACCATTCCACTAATGAGGCACTGCAATGCTCTCTAAGCAAGCCTGAAGAATCTGTGGTCTGTCAGAGGCAGTACTGCTGGTAGAACCACGGACTGGCCCTTGGCAAAGCAGGGTATGATTGAAAGAGCTGGTCAGACTGGGTCTGCCAGTTGCTATCCTGGCTCTCCATCTGCGCATGCCTACAGAGTACAAGTTACCTTCTGCATAGGTTCAGTGTCTTGCACTGTTTCAGATGAGAACTGAAATTGTGATGTAAAAGAGTCCAAAGGGAACTATCTTGTGTAGAGCTGAGGCTGGACTCTGCAGAGCTTCACCTTGGGGCTGAACAGTTTGTACATCGGTCTGTGTGGATAGCAGTGTTGTAAAGACAAATCCAGTTTGGGATCCTTGAAACACGTAGTCTGGACACAAGTGAGAAGCTTGAGGGCTTTATAGAATGGCCTTGGCCAGACTGAAGTGCCAAAGATGCCTTGGCAGTGTGACAAGCTCCCTGTAATGTATGGGACTTCGTGGTTTGGGATGGATTGAAGTCTGGCTTTCTAGTTTTAACTTGCTGTCCTTGTGTGCTTACTCCAAAcagctggaagaagaggaaCAGGAGGACAAATTTGAGCTGACTGTAGGAGTGAGTGATCCAGAGAAAGTTGGTGAGTTAATACCCTGTCCTGCTGCGTGGTGAAGTACGGTTAGACAAGCTAGGCTTGGCAGTAGGACCGAATGCAGCTATCACCTCCACGTGCCACAGCTCCAGCTTTCGAGCTGTCTCTGTGAGCACAAACTTGATCCCAGAGTAACTTCTCCAAGACTTCTTCCAACATCTAGAAGAAATGAAGCTACACGAAGCAAAATGCCTAGGTCGCAAACCAGTGAGGCAGAAGCAGGTTCTGGAAAGCCAGGGACCTCAAAGGCAGGGAGCCAGGAGTGGGGTTTTTGGGAGGGTGAAACATGATGTTTGCAGTAGCAGAGCTTGGTGTCTAGAGCTGTGGTGACCAGCTTGACTTGACCTCCAGGCAGCACTGTCCTGTGTGGAGGCAGCAGGGGGGAGGCAAAACTGCCTTACCCTAAAACTAAGTGTATTATTCCATGCTCTGGCGGCCAGGGAAGCAGCTCTGGCTTCAAACTGAGAAGCAAGAGGGTTTCTCTCTGTTGAAAGTGGGGGTCAGAGGAACTTGGCCAGCTATGTGGCAGTCCCTGGGGTGCAGAGAACCCCAAGTAACCTCTGATCCCAGCTGGTGGAGCAGCCTCACAAGTGGCAGCTTGTTCTCACTCCGTGGCTCGTGATTTCTGGAGCTGGGAGGTGCACTGACTTGTAAATCAGAGATATATTAGGGGTGGCATCAGACTTCTGCAGATGCCCTTCAGTTGAACTACCAGGTAAGCCCTCCCTTTGCGAAACAAGGGGATTTCTGTGTTAGCTGGAGAAAACTGCCTGTGATGTTTCAGAATCCAACCACATGCAGTCAGAGGCCGTCTGACTTGCATAGTCTGAATAGACTGCTTCATGTGCTGTACAGCCGCTGAATTGTTGCGTGCTGAGCAGATGCGTGGAATCAGCCCAAATGCTGTCGGGGTAACAAGTGCCTGATTGTCGGTTTTGGCTGCCATAGGAAGTAAAAGGAGGGCTAAGCAGTCAGGTCAAGGAAATGCCTAGTGAGCAGGGGTCCACAGTCCTGCAATGAGATGCTGCCTGTGGTTCTGTGCAAAGATTTGGGACTCTGTTAGATCAAAGATCGGAATTACCGAAGGAGGCAAAGGCCAGAAGATTGCAGGAGCCTTGTGCTTTGCATTCAGGTGATAGTGGAAAGTGCTGATCTTGTGATACTAATgccttgtttctgttttccctaGGGGATGGCATGAATGCATATGTAGCCTATAAAGTGTCAACACAGGTATGTTTAACTTGTCGCTCCTGAGATGGGGTGTCATTATTTTTCCACACTTGAAGACAGTTGGACTGTCCTTTCTTAGCCAAGCCAATGGTGACCTAAATAGACAGGAGGTCCGAATGCCTTGTACATGGATTCAGGAGTTGTAATCCAATCCTACAGATCAAAGGATGAGCCTAGCTGAGAAATAGGTTTTGAACCTGTTTGAAAGGAGGctgtctttttggtttgttggtggtggtttgtgtttttttttttttcttcagccagtTACCTCTTTGCAGTCCTGGCCGATACTGGTGCTCGGCGTTGGAGTGAGCAGCAGCAATGACACCTGTTAGGGAGAGCCCCAGACACTGGGGCTGTTGCTAATGGTTCTGTGCCGATGGTCGCCTCAGATTAAGCTGACCTGAACTCAGCTCTTactgaagagctgctgctgtagcTAGTTTCATGTCAGGGCCTGCTGTCCTGTACTAGTAACAAGAAATCGAGCCTTCTGCAGCTGTTGCCCTGCTTGGAGGTTTGGGGTGCTGCTCTGAGCTCTACAAAAAGTTGTTCCTAGCTGTCTGTACAGTGACTGCTGGACTACAGTCATCCTGTGGTCTGAAGCTGATGGTGTGTGAAGGGGACTAGGGGACTTGTTAGCCTCCACTCCTGCTCTGCAAAGACAGCCAAAAGCCACTGATGGCCCCTGTAGTCTTAAGGTGATGAAGTCTGACCTGACAGTGATCCCTGTTcctgtggggagcagggatgaTGGGATTAGGCAATGGGCAGGGCTTATCAAGCAGCCTGTGGCTGCAGTAGCAGCTGTTCTGTTATTTAGTGACATTAATACTGCTGCTCAGTCCAAGGAGAACTGTTAGGAGGTAAGTTGCTGAAAACCAAGTCTGAAGCTTGCTCTATTCATTCCTCATATCTTGCAGAGCTCAAGCTGTCCTACTTCATCCCCAGAAGTGACAGCAGATAGAGCTAGTGAGGCTGTATGTGCAGGGGCAAGCTTCCCTGGGTGAGTCTGATTTGAGTCTCGTCTCTTCCCCCAGACGAGCATGCCAATGTTCAGGAGCAAgcagttttcagtgaaaaggaGGTTCAGTGACTTTCTGGGTCTCTATGAGAAGTTGTTGGAGAAGCATGCCCAAAATGGGTTCATCGTTCCTCCACCGCCCGAGAAGAGTCTCATAGGTGAGTGGTGGAGGTGCAGAGCACTAGAGCTGGTCCTTCTGATGGCGAGCTTTGTGCCTGAAGGACAGGCCTGCCTGCAGTCTCAAAGCTGAGAGGtaagctgcagagcagccatggGAAGCAGGTGCGGAAAATAATCTGGGTTCTGTGGCACGGACAAAATTCTGCTGGTTCCATACTTGGAGCTCTGGGCTTAAAGCCTTGTTTGAGTTTGTAGATGCCTCTGTACCTGCTTGATGTAGAGTAAAACCTTATCCTCTGCGCTGTCACTGAATTGTTGTTCACTTGAGTCCAGACCTGTAACCCTTCCAGTCTCGCCTGGCATTGCTTTGCCTCTTTTCTGGATGTCGACTTCTGCTAGACGTTAGGCAtaagcagattttaaatttcCAAGTAGCTCTTGCTGATGCAAGGTCTAATTCCTCTTGTAAAATGCCTCTCCTCTACAGTCACCCTGATAGCCTGTGCTTTGTAACAGACTGTGCTACCTTGTGTGTTGAGTTTGAAGCAACTCATTAATTGTGTCTTCCTTCTGTGCTAGGAATGACCAAAGTGAAAGTTGGGAAAGAAGACTCCTCCTCTGCAGAGTTCCTAGAAAAAAGACGGGCTGCTCTAGAGAGGTACAGACCCCAACAGCTATCCCCTCGTGCCTGAACCAAGCAAGGGACCTATGAAAGGTCAGACTGGCTGCACTCTCCTCCCTACATGGGAAAAGCCGTCTGCTTCTAGGTTTGCAGCAAGCCTGGAGGCTGCCAAAGAGTTGCAACTGCAGAGAGTTGCTTTGACTCTGTAAAACAATCTCCTGCTTTAAAAGTCTCTGGTGGTGTTTGGTCCAAATCTGGCCAAATTCCACTGACATGGCAGGGAGAGAACTGAGCTGTCTCAGGAGCCGAAAAATTTTAAGTAATGGTACAAACAGTGCAGATCAGGTGAAAAACAACTTGATCTCTGTCTAACTTGCACCCTAACTACACAGCCACAGGTGGCCTTTGCTCTGCCACCTGTGTTGACCGTTGTAGTTAGCACCAGGATGCTGATCCCCCTCCAGCTTCAGACTCCAAAAGATCTGTTAAAAGTGTCATTGTTCAAGATATAAATCTGGATCTTGATCACTTGGTGTAGTAATTAATACTGTAGCAGGTATTAATCAAAGTTCTGGTCTTTCAGTCTGGTCTCACTAGAGTCCACAGGGAGGTAGGACTCTTGGTGGGTGGATGAGAACAGCTTGTTGGGCCTGACTTCCAGCTACTGAACTACCATTTCAGAGTACATAACAAGCATGCTGCAAGCTCACTGTGATGGCTCAGAGCCAGCTTTGCTACAACCGAAGTAACTCTTGGTGCATTCCTCTCCTCAGGTACCTACAGAGAGTGGTCAGCCATCCAACAATGTTGCAGGACCCAGATGTCAGGGAGTTCTTGGAAAAGGAGGAGGTCAGTAGTGTGGAGTAATGTAGCTTGTAATGTACCTTGTAGTAGCTTGAGTAATGTACCTTGGAAGTACAGAAGGAAACGATATGCAAGCAGTTAGAGGTGTGATGCTTCAAAGctcagcaagaagcagcagaaccCTGTAAAGAGCTCTTAACCAGTGATGACAAGAACAGGACACTTCTGTGTGTCAGTGCTTGTCTAAGCACTGTACAGCCATAACGAGCTCTGGCCTAGCTTGCTTACAGCATGGTGGAGCACACATTGAGAGTGTGGGTAGACTTTGTTGTCTGAAATAGTGACAGGAGTATAGCCCACTGTTTGGAGGCAAGGGGGGTCCAGTGCTGGCTTGGCCTGATGCTCAGATATTAAGGGAGAGCTGGCCAATGTGGTCCCTGCTCCTCCAAGGAGAGCGTGACCATGCCCAACTGTGCACCTGATGTGGAGAAGTCAGTCTTAAAgaggctgagccctggggaaacCCTAGTCTGAGTGATTCCAGCACTAATGCTGTGCTGGAGGGTTCTGATGTAGGAGCAGACATCATGGAAACACCTCACTTTGCTCCTGAGCAGATGCAGCTCTGTCTGGAAAATAATTGTGGCTGATGTGGAGTATTTCCCAGCATCAAGGCCCTGCTCTACTCTAGTGTCCCCCAGCAGTGGAAACTGTTGCTGGCTTTTGGAGAGATGCTCTGAAGCACTTCTACATGCCTGTGTGACCTGTGGCAGCTTGGGCAGCCCTCTGTACAGGGATTCAAGTAGCGTGGCTGGTTCTTGCAGATGTCTATTACCTTGGCCAAGCAGAACAGGCAGACACAGATACAGTGTAAGGTTTAGGAACTCCTCATTTGTTTGAAAACTACTCCAGTCCTGTTGTTTGAAATATTGTACAGGCTATGCCACTGGTCGGGTGGTGTCTGGCTAATCCTTTGCAGTAGCTGTGAGCAGAAAACCTGCTGTCAATGAACTGACATGGGAGAATGATGCCACTGTGGTGGCTGCTCTCCAAGCTGCTTTTATCTCCTGGCAAAgcaagcttttcattttctttatagctaCCAAGAGCAGTAGGCACCCAGACCCTGAGTGGAGCAGGAATACTGAAGATGTTCAACAAAGCTACGGATGCTGTCAGTAAAATGACCATCAAGATGAATGAATCGGACATAGTAAGTATTTGGACATCCCTGAGCTGTCCTTGTCCTCGCTCTGGAGCTGTGTGCTCTCCCCAGCTCAAGCTTTGGATGTGAGATGCAAGGAAAGCGCTGTGGCCCTGCAGCAATACCATCTGTGGGAATCAGCTCTGGGTTTCCCCATTTCAGTGGTTCgaggagaagctgcaggaggTGGAATGCGAGGACCAGCGGCTACGGAAGTTGCATGCTGTTGTTGAAACGCTAGTGAACCACAGGAAAGGTAACAAGCTCAGTACCGCTTGCTCTGTAGCTTGACGTGTAACAGTTGAGCTTTGTGCGGTGCCTGACTGGAGGTCACTGGCGCGCAGGTGTCCTAGGAGGTGCTTCTGAGAAGATATGACAGTGCTTCCTTACTATAAAGGACTCTTGGTCTCTTCATCATGGGAGACAGAAGTAAAACAGTAATCCCACCTCTTCTGTCCAGCCCTACAAGCTTAGGATGATGGTATTGAAGTGAACCAGTGTCCTGCTGGATGAAGGCTGCCGTAGCAAACCTGCGCAGAGCTGTTCTTATTACTAATTCTGAGCAGTCctctggcagggagcagggatggtttttcttcctctgcatgtTTTGGCTGACTTCTGCAAAGCTGTGCCTGTCCTCCCactctgctgcttcccttctcctccctggctggagctgcctagccctcctcctgccatgcTGCAGAAGCTGCCAGCTCTGACTGAAACAGCGCTGGCTCTTCCAGCTGACGTCTCCTGGGgctacagaaaagcagctcCTTGGGCTGAACTCTAGGCTGGGGCTTTACTTGCAGAGCACCTGGTGTAGCGAGGCCCATCGGTTGACTCTCTTGTTCCGTTCACTAGAGCTAGCATTGAATACAGCCCAGTTTGCAAAGAGTCTGGCCATGCTGGGGAGCTCGGAGGACAACACGGCCCTGTCCCGGGCGCTGTCCCAGCTGGCTGAGGTGGAAGAGAAGATTGAACAGCTGCACCAGGAACAGGCTAACAATGACTTCTTCCTCCTGGCCGAGCTCCTG from Ciconia boyciana chromosome 8, ASM3463844v1, whole genome shotgun sequence harbors:
- the SNX1 gene encoding sorting nexin-1, whose protein sequence is MASGDACSSRSPSPAERLPPPFPEPYGGDSDAPGAADSDTEGEDIFTGTSKPMAPKRESLVPVSSISKENGVRVEQDDQDLFADATVELSLDSTQNNQKKELAKASNPAPSLEVAASSSSRKPPKSYEELEEEEQEDKFELTVGVSDPEKVGDGMNAYVAYKVSTQTSMPMFRSKQFSVKRRFSDFLGLYEKLLEKHAQNGFIVPPPPEKSLIGMTKVKVGKEDSSSAEFLEKRRAALERYLQRVVSHPTMLQDPDVREFLEKEELPRAVGTQTLSGAGILKMFNKATDAVSKMTIKMNESDIWFEEKLQEVECEDQRLRKLHAVVETLVNHRKELALNTAQFAKSLAMLGSSEDNTALSRALSQLAEVEEKIEQLHQEQANNDFFLLAELLGDYIRLLSVVRGAFDQRMKTWQRWQDAQTMLQKKREMEARLLWANKPDKLQQAKEEISEWESRVTQYERDFERISAVIRKEVIRFEKEKSKDFRNHVTKYLETLLNSQQQLVKYWEAFLPEAKAIS